A section of the Candidatus Melainabacteria bacterium RIFOXYA2_FULL_32_9 genome encodes:
- a CDS encoding flagellar export chaperone FliS codes for MNPYLKQYQQTEVQTASPEKLLIMLYDGAIQFLNKAKVGIANKNIEEIHNNIIGAQKIISEFMNTLDIKVGGEVAQNLYNLYEYLHYRLVQANIKKDADMVDEVLTHLKDLKKTWEEAIRIAAREKIRDEEETEEENSVKTA; via the coding sequence ATGAATCCATATCTTAAGCAATATCAACAAACTGAAGTTCAAACAGCAAGCCCTGAAAAGCTTTTAATAATGCTTTATGATGGTGCTATTCAGTTTTTAAACAAAGCAAAAGTTGGAATAGCTAATAAAAATATTGAAGAAATTCATAATAATATCATAGGTGCTCAAAAAATTATTTCAGAGTTTATGAATACTTTGGATATAAAAGTAGGTGGAGAAGTTGCACAGAATTTATATAATTTATATGAATATTTGCACTACAGACTCGTTCAGGCAAACATTAAAAAAGATGCTGATATGGTGGATGAGGTTTTAACACATCTTAAGGACCTAAAAAAAACCTGGGAAGAAGCTATAAGAATAGCAGCTCGTGAAAAAATTAGAGATGAAGAAGAAACAGAAGAAGAGAATTCTGTAAAAACAGCTTAA